A window of Tripterygium wilfordii isolate XIE 37 chromosome 7, ASM1340144v1, whole genome shotgun sequence contains these coding sequences:
- the LOC120002936 gene encoding uncharacterized protein LOC120002936, with product MGNSLRCCLACVLPCGALDLIRIVHLNGHVEEITGPVTAAEILNANPNHVLSKPCSQGQLRKILILSPESELKRGSIYFLIPSSSLPEKKKSSSSKKSKKCNHNDLAVEICDVNSEKKSGRRGRRASRDMVWQPHLGSITED from the coding sequence atggGTAATAGCTTAAGGTGCTGTTTGGCTTGTGTTCttccttgtggagctctagacTTGATCCGAATAGTCCACTTGAATGGCCACGTTGAGGAGATTACAGGTCCGGTCACAGCCGCCGAGATCCTCAATGCCAATCCCAATCACGTCCTCAGCAAACCATGCTCGCAGGGCCAATTGCGTAAAATACTAATCCTCTCACCGGAGTCAGAGCTCAAGCGAGGCAGCATATACTTCTTGATTCCGTCTTCTTCGTTGCCGGAGAAGAAGAAGTCCTCCTCCTCCAAGAAGAGCAAAAAATGTAACCACAATGATTTAGCGGTGGAGATTTGCGATGTAAATTCGGAAAAGAAGTCCGGTCGTCGGGGTCGTCGGGCTAGTCGTGACATGGTGTGGCAGCCTCATCTGGGAAGCATCACAGAGGACTAA
- the LOC120001969 gene encoding uncharacterized protein LOC120001969: MDLLTSTPGLARNILFRILSFCVIVFAIRFAYTVTIKGVSCDSGDFCFFPKRIGPGVRDRVIPSTPVSISRAVPLPDVWTTKRYRKALGYYSSIFRDLISEGYLSPNSKSLCIGTLIGEDVEALREIGVKDSIGLAKKASPPLILGGLGAHSQPFDENTFDFEFSGNGVVEQSRNPVQFASEISRMLKPGGFLVVHTKAKDAYSLHSFLNLFNCCRLVKSREMDGLDSSIIREIILRKELEMNSFQNGSRGTKCSIPGYKREIIKKAEPFIEEEPLKPWITLKRNIKNFKYLTSKVDITFKNRYIYIDVGARNYGSSIGNWFKKQYPKQNKSFEIYAIEADQAFHEEYRTKKGVTLLPFAAWVRNETLFFEITRNPGKKFEEKSRGMGRIQQVQSSANYMADIEKIQGFDFAEWLKKEFTESDFIVMKMDVDATEFHLIPRLVETRAICLIDEMFLECHYNRWQRCCPGQRRTKYQKTYSQCLDLLRSLREIGVLVHQWW; this comes from the coding sequence ATGGACCTGCTCACATCCACACCAGGCCTTGCAAGAAATATTCTCTTCCGCATCCTCTCTTTCTGCGTTATCGTCTTCGCCATCAGATTTGCATACACTGTCACAATCAAAGGTGTATCGTGCGATTCCGGTGACTTCTGCTTCTTCCCCAAGAGAATCGGACCCGGCGTCCGAGACCGAGTTATTCCATCCACACCCGTGTCCATAAGTAGAGCAGTCCCTCTCCCTGACGTCTGGACCACCAAGAGGTACCGCAAGGCCTTGGGTTACTACTCATCCATCTTTCGTGACCTGATCTCCGAGGGTTATCTATCGCCTAATTCGAAGTCTCTCTGCATCGGAACCCTAATTGGCGAGGACGTGGAAGCGTTGAGAGAGATTGGCGTCAAGGATTCAATTGGCCTGGCCAAGAAAGCGTCTCCGCCGTTGATTCTGGGAGGATTGGGGGCACATAGCCAGCCGTTCGATGAAAACACCTTCGATTTCGAGTTTTCAGGGAACGGCGTGGTTGAACAGTCAAGAAATCCTGTCCAATTTGCGTCGGAGATCAGCCGGATGCTCAAACCCGGCGGGTTCCTGGTGGTCCACACGAAGGCAAAAGATGCGTATAGTTTGCACTCTTTCCTCAATTTGTTTAATTGCTGTAGATTGGTTAAATCACGCGAAATGGATGGTCTTGATTCTTCCATCATCAGAGAGATCATACTGAGAAAAGAGCTGGAGATGAATTCATTTCAAAATGGCAGTAGAGGTACTAAATGCTCAATTCCTGGGTATAAACGTGAAATAATCAAGAAAGCTGAGCCTTTCATCGAAGAAGAACCACTGAAACCATGgattacattgaaaagaaacatAAAGAACTTTAAGTACTTGACTTCAAAGGTGGATATTACCTTCAAAAATAGATACATATACATAGATGTGGGAGCAAGAAATTATGGTTCAAGCATAGGAAATTGGTTCAAGAAGCAATACCCAAAGCAGAACAAAAGCTTTGAAATTTATGCAATTGAGGCTGACCAAGCATTTCATGAGGAGTACAGGACGAAAAAGGGTGTAACCCTTTTGCCCTTTGCTGCATGGGTGAGGAATGAGACCTTGTTCTTTGAGATCACAAGGAATCCTGGAAAGAAATTTGAAGAGAAAAGTAGAGGAATGGGCAGGATTCAGCAAGTGCAATCGTCTGCAAATTACATGGCTGATATAGAGAAGATTCAAGGGTTTGATTTTGCAGAATGGTTGAAAAAGGAGTTTACAGAGAGTGATTTTATTGTGATGAAAATGGATGTGGACGCGACTGAGTTTCATTTGATTCCGAGGTTGGTTGAGACCAGGGCAATTTGTTTGATTGACGAGATGTTCTTGGAGTGTCATTATAATAGATGGCAGAGATGCTGTCCAGGGCAGAGGAGAACTAAGTACCAGAAGACGTATTCTCAATGCTTGGATCTTCTTAGGTCTCTAAGAGAGATTGGAGTTCTAGTCCATCAATGGTGGTGA
- the LOC120002982 gene encoding probable WRKY transcription factor 26 gives MASSSASLDTSANSYFTFPTPNPFMTTSFSDLLASPPSAGVDTTGSGKRRGLSDRIAERTGSVVPKFKSIPPPSLPLSPQAVSPSSYFSIPPGLSLAELLDSPVLLNTSNILPSPTTGTFAAQALNWKSNSGNNNTTNNSKFVKQEDNNYSSFSFQTQTKPEMIQTSKQQPWNFQEQTKLDTVKSEYAPVKNFSSEIATIRTNDQNNRAYQSDYGNYQNSVREQKRSEDGYNWRKYGQKQVKGSENPRSYYKCTYPNCPTKKKVERSLHGQITEIVYKGSHNHPKPQSTRRSSLSSANSHAIQASNAPNPINEVQDQSLSLSQMESVATPENSSISVETDDFDRSSQKSKSGGGNEFDEDEPEAKRWRRESENEGISAVGSRTVREPRVVVQTTSDIDILDDGYRWRKYGQKVVKGNPNPRSYYKCTYPGCPVRKHVERASHDLRAVITTYEGKHNHDVPAARGSGSGSHSLNRSLAPDNNPLIATRAPSSQTRVPTASDGQGPYSVEMFQSPGSLGLSGFGAYMNEAMEYENVLFSRAKEEPRDDNLFIESLIY, from the exons ATGGCCTCTTCTTCAGCTAGCTTAGACACTTCTGCAAACTCCTATTTCACTTTCCCTACACCCAACCCCTTTATGACCACCTCCTTCTCTGACCTCCTCGCCTCACCCCCCTCCGCCGGCGTTGACACTACCGGAAGCGGTAAACGGCGTGGATTATCGGATCGTATTGCAGAGAGAACGGGGTCTGTTGTTCCAAAATTCAAGTCTATTCCTCCTCCTTCACTGCCCCTCTCTCCACAAGCCGTCTCTCCTTCCTCTTACTTTTCCATCCCTCCTGGGTTGAGCCTAGCTGAGCTCCTCGATTCCCCTGTGTTGTTGAATACCTCAAAT ATTTTGCCATCTCCAACTACTGGAACATTTGCAGCTCAGGCGTTGAATTGGAAGAGCAATTCAGGCAACAATAACACTACCAACAACAGTAAATTTGTCAAACAAGAAGACAATAACTACTCGAGCTTTTCCTTCCAAACCCAGACAAAACCAGAGATGATTCAAACG TCAAAGCAACAACCATGGAATTTTCAAGAACAAACTAAACTGGACACGGTGAAATCTGAATACGCTCCTGTGAAGAACTTCTCCTCTGAAATTGCCACAATTCGAACCAACGATCAGAACAACAGAGCTTACCAATCTGATTATGGAAACTATCAAAATTCAGTAAGAGAACAGAAAAGATCAGAGGATGGTTATAATTGGAGAAAATATGGACAAAAACAAGTGAAGGGAAGCGAGAACCCAAGAAGCTATTACAAGTGCACATACCCAAATTGCCCTACAAAGAAGAAAGTTGAGAGGTCTTTACATGGACAAATAACGGAGATTGTTTACAAGGGTAGTCACAACCATCCTAAGCCTCAATCTACCCGGAGATCATCATTATCGTCAGCTAATTCTCATGCAATCCAGGCTTCAAATGCACCCAATCCTATCAATGAAGTCCAGGATCAGTCCCTCTCTCTATCACAAATGGAATCTGTTGCGACACCAGAGAATTCATCAATATCAGTTGAAACTGACGATTTTGATCGGAGCTCTCAGAAGAGTAAATCTGGTGGAGGAAATGAGTTTGATGAAGATGAACCTGAGGCCAAAAGATG GAGAAGGGAGAGTGAAAATGAAGGCATATCAGCTGTTGGAAGCAGAACAGTGAGGGAACCAAGAGTGGTTGTTCAAACAACAAGTGACATTGATATCCTTGATGATGGGTATAGATGGAGGAAATATGGCCAAAAAGTTGTCAAGGGAAATCCCAATCCAAG AAGCTATTACAAGTGTACGTATCCGGGATGCCCTGTAAGGAAGCATGTAGAGCGAGCATCTCATGATCTCAGGGCAGTGATCACAACCTATGAGGGCAAGCACAACCACGATGTCCCGGCTGCTCGTGGCAGCGGCAGCGGCAGCCACTCCCTCAACAGGTCTTTGGCCCCGGACAACAACCCATTAATTGCTACGAGGGCTCCCTCCAGCCAGACAAGGGTTCCAACAGCTTCTGATGGACAAGGACCCTATTCAGTGGAGATGTTTCAGAGCCCAGGAAGTTTGGGGCTCTCAGGATTTGGAGCGTACATGAATGAAGCAATGGAGTATGAGAATGTGTTGTTCTCCAGAGCCAAGGAGGAGCCAAGGGATGACAATCTGTTTATTGAATCCTTGATATACTGA
- the LOC120003029 gene encoding cation/H(+) antiporter 15-like → MILLSTHSLILQGHSHFLLSQTSLFLSLSTMSTRVFMHDSIGSTVNARESYNSNSSWFCHRLQGLKSRGVFYHDNPLEFGGPLLLAQLSISALLSAFAQFILTPLGESAFVSHMLVGILMGPTIWGKNNTFLGKLFPRTSFYVNETFGFFGCMLFMFLVGVRMDLGMISRTGRKAVAIGVFTVLFPVGINMVMASLLKKNVKLDPGVEKSLYFMAALQCISSFHVIGCVLADLKLLNSELGRLAASSSMISGIATWIWMVVGLTIRQSKYRGSTNNSLPWMFFSAMLMLMTIVCILRPIMHWMIRQTSEGKPIKESYIFYIFLMMLGCAFFSEIIGQHFMFGPIILGVALPDGPPLGSALVNKLESFVSSILLPTFFVFTGAGIDLASIHGLTFSIVELLALCSFVGKLLGTMLPSLYSKMSLMDAFSLGLIMSVQGITDVLMLQQAALLYIVDKQSYSMMLASMVLLTGTITPIVKFIYNPSKQYMSSKKRTIQQAASNSELRLLSCIYHQDNTPSMINLLKLSHPTTSNPICFYIVHLIELAGRLSPLLIYHRPDNRDQDSFQYSNQSDHIIKAFRQFELQKRGTLMVNLFTAVSPYATMHDEICTLALEKRVSMVILPFHKQWSLHGTEEFANQRIVNRNIIRKAPCSIGIFVDKRTLGVVTSVCRNFYNIGLIFIGGSDDREALALATRMSNHPDVAVTVIRVIDMNGKRSHSLERELDSDTVAEFKGSINNQKHHIYKEQLVNDSVDLVGVVRSVENSFHLIMVGRYHSSESPLFMRLTEWNEFPELGYLGDMLVASDSECEASVLVVQQQKIAGDVGSVNHRHLVDEFAVASTPRFNAQVWPLS, encoded by the exons ATGATCCTCCTGTCCACGCATTCTCTTATCCTTCAAGGCCATTCACACTTCCTCCTCTCTCaaacctctctctttctttctctgtcAACAATGTCTACCAGGGTTTTCATGCATGATTCAATCGGTTCAACAGTGAATGCGCGCGAAAGTTATAATAGTAATAGTAGCTGGTTTTGCCATAGACTTCAAGGTTTAAAATCTAGAGGTGTCTTCTACCATGATAATCCACTGGAGTTTGGGGGTCCATTGCTTTTGGCTCAGCTCTCTATCTCTGCCTTGTTGAGTGCTTTTGCACAGTTCATTCTCACCCCTCTCGGTGAGAGTGCTTTCGTTTCTCATATGCTG GTTGGCATATTAATGGGACCGACAATTTGGGGCAAGAACAATACTTTCCTGGGCAAATTATTTCCGCGGACAAGTTTCTACGTCAATGAAACATTTGGGTTCTTTGGGTGCATGCTATTCATGTTCCTGGTTGGAGTCAGGATGGATTTGGGTATGATAAGTAGAACAGGAAGGAAAGCGGTGGCCATAGGCGTTTTCACAGTCTTGTTTCCAGTGGGAATAAACATGGTCATGGCTAGTCTCTTAAAGAAAAATGTAAAGCTAGATCCAGGAGTGGAAAAATCTCTCTACTTCATGGCAGCATTGCAATGTATAAGCTCATTTCATGTAATTGGCTGCGTGCTCGCTGATTTAAAGCTCCTTAACTCAGAGCTTGGCCGGTTAGCTGCATCTTCGTCCATGATCAGTGGAATAGCCACTTGGATATGGATGGTGGTAGGCTTAACTATTAGACAAAGTAAATACCGCGGGAGCACCAATAATTCACTTCCATGGATGTTCTTCTCTGCAATGCTTATGTTGATGACAATAGTATGTATTTTGAGACCCATCATGCATTGGATGATTAGGCAAACATCAGAAGGAAAGCCCATCAAGGAAAGCTACATATTCTACATATTTCTCATGATGTTGGGATGTGCTTTTTTTAGTGAAATCATTGGGCAGCACTTCATGTTTGGACCCATAATCTTGGGTGTTGCCTTGCCAGACGGACCACCGTTAGGCTCTGCATTGGTGAATAAGCTTGAATCCTTTGTTTCGTCTATTCTATTGCCAACTTTCTTTGTCTTCACTGGAGCTGGAATTGATCTCGCTAGCATTCACGGTTTGACCTTCAGCATCGTTGAGCTATTGGCTTTGTGTAGTTTCGTTGGGAAACTTTTAGGAACCATGTTGCCTTCTCTTTACAGCAAAATGTCCCTAATGGATGCTTTCTCTTTAGGCCTTATCATGAGTGTCCAAGGCATCACCGACGTCCTAATGTTACAGCAGGCAGCACTACTCTAT ATTGTTGACAAGCAATCTTACAGTATGATGTTGGCGTCAATGGTGTTACTTACAGGAACAATCACACCCATAGTGAAGTTCATCTACAACCCATCAAAGCAGTACATGtccagcaagaaaagaacaaTCCAACAAGCCGCCTCCAATTCCGAGCTCCGTCTCTTGTCCTGCATATACCACCAAGACAACACTCCTTCCATGATCAATCTCCTCAAACTCTCCCATCCAACCACTTCTAACCCCATCTGCTTCTACATTGTCCATCTCATTGAGCTCGCTGGTCGGTTATCCCCTCTCCTCATATATCACAGGCCCGACAACCGGGACCAGGACTCGTTCCAGTACTCAAACCAGTCCGATCACATCATTAAGGCATTCAGACAATTCGAGCTACAAAAACGCGGAACTCTCATGGTGAATCTGTTCACTGCAGTCTCTCCTTACGCAACAATGCACGATGAGATATGTACATTAGCATTGGAGAAGAGAGTTTCAATGGTGATCCTCCCTTTCCACAAGCAGTGGAGCCTCCACGGAACAGAGGAATTCGCAAACCAGAGGATTGTGAATCGGAACATAATCCGCAAGGCTCCATGTTCGATTGGAATCTTTGTTGATAAAAGAACCCTAGGCGTGGTGACCTCTGTGTGTCGAAATTTTTACAACATCGGATTAATTTTCATCGGCGGTTCAGATGATCGCGAAGCTTTAGCATTGGCAACACGAATGAGTAATCACCCAGACGTGGCAGTGACAGTGATAAGAGTGATCGATATGAACGGGAAGAGGAGTCATAGCCTGGAAAGAGAGCTTGACAGTGATACAGTGGCCGAATTCAAGGGCTCTATAAATAATCAAAAGCATCACATCTATAAGGAGCAGCTAGTGAATGATAGCGTAGACTTAGTTGGTGTGGTTCGAAGTGTTGAGAATTCGTTTCATCTGATTATGGTAGGGAGGTACCATTCGAGTGAGTCGCCGTTGTTTATGCGACTGACAGAGTGGAATGAGTTTCCGGAGCTGGGGTACCTCGGAGACATGCTGGTGGCATCGGATTCAGAATGCGAGGCGTCTGTGTTGGTGGTTCAACAACAAAAGATTGCAGGTGACGTTGGGAGTGTAAACCACAGACATCTGGTAGATGAATTTGCGGTTGCGAGTACCCCTCGATTCAATGCCCAAGTGTGGCCACTTTCTTAG